One genomic window of Candidatus Pseudobacter hemicellulosilyticus includes the following:
- a CDS encoding acyl-CoA thioesterase: MDLKEKKATDSFVVMTELVLPNDTNTFGNLMGGRLMYWMDIAAALSAMKHCAAPVVTASVDNISFESPIKLGNVVHIEATVSRAFNSSMEVHLRVWGEDAIHQYRYPSNEAYYTFVALDPNGNPRPVPRLLPETTEEKNLFEGALRRRQLRLILGGKMKPADATELKALFQVP, translated from the coding sequence ATGGATCTTAAAGAAAAAAAGGCTACAGACTCTTTTGTAGTGATGACCGAGCTGGTCCTGCCCAACGATACCAATACCTTTGGTAACCTGATGGGCGGCCGGCTGATGTACTGGATGGATATAGCCGCTGCCCTTTCCGCCATGAAACATTGCGCCGCTCCTGTAGTGACGGCCTCTGTAGATAATATCTCTTTTGAAAGTCCCATCAAGCTGGGCAATGTAGTACATATTGAAGCTACCGTATCCCGTGCCTTCAACTCTTCCATGGAAGTACACCTGCGGGTATGGGGCGAGGACGCTATCCACCAGTACCGCTACCCCAGCAATGAAGCCTATTACACTTTTGTAGCCCTGGATCCCAACGGTAATCCCAGGCCGGTACCCCGGCTGCTGCCGGAAACAACCGAAGAAAAAAATCTGTTTGAAGGCGCCCTGCGCCGGCGGCAACTGCGCCTTATCCTGGGTGGAAAAATGAAACCTGCGGATGCTACTGAGCTGAAGGCGCTCTTTCAGGTACCTTAA
- a CDS encoding DinB family protein has protein sequence MITPTLIQLFDQGLDKLAAEINQYPDDASLWTLQEGISNTGGNLCLHLTGSLQHFLGAVLNDSGYVRNRDAEFSLKNITRKKLLDEVEAARIAVKDTLEQLSKKQLEKEYPIQVYGEPMTTQFFMFQLINHFHYHLGQINYHRRLLGKATAPAEGAENGEGEKVELVAKVERTRPERVAK, from the coding sequence ATGATCACGCCGACTTTAATTCAACTCTTTGATCAGGGGTTAGACAAACTTGCCGCCGAGATCAACCAGTACCCCGACGACGCCAGTTTATGGACCCTGCAGGAAGGGATCAGTAACACCGGAGGCAATCTCTGCCTGCATCTGACAGGTTCCCTCCAGCATTTTTTAGGTGCTGTGCTGAACGATAGTGGTTATGTCAGGAACCGCGATGCTGAATTCTCCCTCAAAAATATCACACGCAAAAAATTGCTCGATGAAGTAGAGGCTGCACGTATAGCGGTGAAGGACACACTGGAACAACTCAGTAAAAAACAACTGGAGAAAGAATATCCTATCCAGGTCTATGGTGAGCCCATGACTACCCAGTTTTTTATGTTCCAGCTCATCAACCATTTCCACTATCACCTGGGACAGATCAATTACCACAGGAGACTCCTGGGTAAAGCCACTGCTCCTGCTGAAGGCGCCGAAAATGGGGAAGGGGAAAAAGTAGAACTGGTTGCCAAAGTGGAAAGGACCAGGCCCGAAAGAGTAGCGAAATAG
- a CDS encoding proline dehydrogenase family protein: protein MDNPHPLISFDNTEYAFAYKSDKELKKARFLFSSMGFPAVVKWGTRLTPWAIRSGLPIKGLIRSTIFEQFVGGETLVETAQVADKLGRFKVQVILDYGVEGKEGEDNFDHACEEFVKVIRYCDTQPNMPFMSVKVTGLARFGLLEKLDAAADASSGYQGRINTDGLTDGEKEEWERVEKRMDTIAAAAAQTKVSVLVDAEDSWIQDPVDALTMKMMARYNKSRAVIFNTIQLYRHDRFAFLKNSYEQATQLDYVLGAKLVRGAYMEKERERAQEKGYTDPIQADKAATDRDYDAAVRFCVDNLDRISLIVASHNELSSLLTTQLMDAKKIPHNHPHVHFSQLFGMSDNITFNLARAGYSVSKYLPFGPIGDVVPYLMRRAQENSSVAGQTGRELGLIRKEMKRRAN from the coding sequence ATGGACAATCCTCACCCCCTCATTTCATTCGATAATACCGAATACGCTTTCGCTTACAAGAGCGACAAAGAGCTGAAAAAGGCTCGTTTTCTTTTCTCTTCCATGGGATTTCCCGCAGTTGTAAAATGGGGTACCCGGCTTACACCCTGGGCTATCCGCTCCGGCCTGCCCATCAAAGGGTTGATCCGCAGCACCATTTTTGAACAGTTTGTAGGTGGCGAAACCCTGGTGGAGACTGCACAGGTGGCTGATAAACTGGGCCGGTTTAAGGTCCAGGTGATCCTCGATTATGGCGTGGAAGGTAAAGAGGGGGAGGATAACTTTGACCATGCCTGTGAGGAGTTTGTGAAAGTGATCCGTTACTGCGATACACAACCTAATATGCCTTTCATGAGCGTGAAAGTGACCGGCCTGGCCCGTTTTGGCCTGCTGGAAAAACTGGACGCTGCCGCTGATGCATCCAGCGGGTATCAGGGCCGGATCAATACAGACGGGCTCACTGATGGGGAGAAGGAGGAATGGGAACGGGTGGAAAAACGCATGGATACCATTGCCGCCGCCGCCGCTCAGACCAAGGTTAGTGTACTGGTGGACGCAGAGGATTCTTGGATCCAGGACCCTGTTGACGCCCTCACCATGAAAATGATGGCCAGGTACAATAAAAGCAGGGCTGTGATCTTCAACACTATTCAGCTATACCGCCATGACCGCTTCGCCTTCCTGAAGAATAGCTACGAACAGGCCACACAGCTGGACTATGTCCTGGGCGCCAAACTGGTACGCGGCGCCTACATGGAAAAGGAAAGGGAACGCGCCCAGGAAAAAGGGTATACTGATCCCATCCAGGCTGATAAAGCGGCTACTGACCGCGATTATGACGCTGCTGTCCGTTTCTGCGTTGATAACCTGGACAGGATCTCGCTGATCGTAGCTTCGCATAATGAGCTGAGCAGTCTGCTGACCACACAGCTGATGGATGCCAAGAAGATCCCGCATAACCACCCACATGTACATTTCTCGCAACTGTTTGGCATGAGCGATAATATCACTTTTAACCTGGCCAGGGCCGGCTACTCAGTCAGCAAATACCTGCCCTTTGGTCCTATTGGTGATGTAGTGCCTTACCTGATGCGCCGGGCCCAGGAGAATTCTTCCGTGGCCGGTCAGACCGGACGTGAGTTGGGACTGATCCGCAAGGAAATGAAACGCAGGGCCAACTGA
- a CDS encoding SIMPL domain-containing protein yields MKKMIAMSALVLMTVASFAQETPVVADSRRTVTVSGSAEMEIVPDEIYVVIDLKEYEKKGNKTSLEKIKTDFLEKCRSIGLADSLISIASYDGYTANPWLTKRKKKEEMNASISYQIKFTNSRKMDELVNLLDDDATQNFRIVRTWHSKMTEYRKQLKIQAVKEAKEKAVYLAEAINEKVYNAIKIVEPQDIMVQPYRGSQAMLSNVVMDAKYKADVYDSGIDFKKIKLRFEVEVVFGLR; encoded by the coding sequence ATGAAAAAGATGATCGCCATGAGCGCCCTGGTACTGATGACAGTTGCCAGCTTTGCACAGGAAACCCCTGTTGTTGCAGACTCCCGCAGGACCGTTACCGTCAGTGGCAGTGCGGAAATGGAAATAGTCCCTGATGAGATCTATGTGGTAATTGACCTGAAAGAATATGAGAAGAAAGGCAATAAGACCAGCCTGGAAAAGATAAAGACGGATTTCCTGGAAAAATGCCGGAGCATCGGCCTGGCCGACAGCCTGATCTCCATCGCTTCCTACGATGGTTATACCGCCAATCCCTGGCTCACCAAACGCAAAAAAAAGGAGGAGATGAACGCCAGCATTTCTTACCAGATCAAGTTCACCAACAGCCGGAAAATGGACGAGCTGGTGAACCTGCTGGATGATGACGCCACACAGAATTTCCGGATCGTCAGGACCTGGCACAGCAAAATGACGGAGTACCGCAAACAACTGAAGATCCAGGCGGTGAAAGAAGCCAAAGAAAAAGCGGTGTACCTAGCAGAAGCTATTAATGAGAAGGTGTATAATGCCATCAAAATTGTAGAACCACAGGATATAATGGTACAGCCCTATCGCGGCTCACAAGCGATGCTATCCAATGTGGTCATGGACGCCAAGTACAAAGCTGATGTATATGACAGTGGTATTGATTTCAAAAAGATCAAGCTGCGCTTTGAAGTAGAGGTGGTCTTTGGCCTGCGTTAA
- a CDS encoding lysophospholipid acyltransferase family protein, whose protein sequence is MSFWEKVRQVNIVRKVVYAVVGIVSYPGLTIVNKLHISGTEHISKLPKKNVLFVSNHQTYFADVITFLHIFCAVKWGKMNKLGIPYYLLNPFTRVYYVAAEETMRASFISRLFTMAGAITVKRTWRSEGKEVRRGLDPSDTRKITRALESNWVITFPQGTTKPFSPGRKGTAMIIKMCRPIVVPVVINGFWRAFDKKGLRFKKKGSMLTVRFKEPMDIDYDAPPEVILEQVMFAIEQNRERQFKVPERAPSAQ, encoded by the coding sequence ATGTCATTCTGGGAGAAGGTCAGGCAGGTCAATATTGTGCGGAAGGTAGTGTATGCGGTGGTAGGGATTGTTTCCTATCCCGGATTGACCATTGTTAATAAACTGCATATCAGCGGGACCGAACATATCAGCAAGCTGCCGAAAAAGAACGTCCTGTTCGTGAGTAATCACCAGACCTATTTTGCCGATGTGATCACCTTCCTGCATATTTTCTGTGCAGTGAAATGGGGTAAGATGAATAAGCTGGGCATTCCCTATTACCTGTTGAATCCTTTCACCCGGGTATATTATGTAGCAGCGGAGGAAACCATGCGCGCCAGCTTTATCAGCCGGCTTTTTACCATGGCCGGGGCCATTACTGTCAAAAGGACCTGGCGCTCTGAAGGCAAGGAAGTAAGGCGGGGCCTGGACCCTTCGGATACGCGCAAGATCACGCGGGCCCTGGAAAGCAACTGGGTCATCACTTTCCCGCAGGGTACTACCAAACCTTTCTCGCCCGGGCGCAAGGGTACTGCCATGATCATCAAAATGTGCCGGCCCATTGTGGTGCCGGTGGTGATCAATGGTTTCTGGCGTGCATTCGATAAAAAAGGATTACGCTTCAAAAAGAAGGGGAGCATGCTGACCGTCCGGTTCAAGGAGCCTATGGACATTGATTATGACGCCCCGCCGGAAGTTATCCTGGAGCAGGTCATGTTTGCCATTGAGCAGAACCGGGAAAGGCAGTTTAAGGTACCTGAAAGAGCGCCTTCAGCTCAGTAG
- a CDS encoding alpha-N-acetylglucosaminidase: protein MIKKLLPALVAVVFLNVSQGQVNADACKELIQRIIPAHADRFVVKQQAAKAGNDYFEIAAEKNKIVLKGNDGVAIASALYYYLTEYCHAQITWNGANMELPKVLPMPSGTIQKRSPYQYRYYLNYCTFNYSMAWWDWSRWEKEIDWMALHGINMPLAITGEEYTWYLTYKEMGFTDADLSDFFSGPAYFSWFWMGNLDGWGGPLPLSWMQSHFELQKKIVQRQRALGMKPVLPAFTGHVPAAFKKKYPNARLKATNWHNGFADTYILDAEDPLFAEIGKRFLVKQTELLGTDHLYSADTFNENEPPSDEPSYLSKLTARIYDGMHQADTAAVWVMQGWLFYSDRKFWKQPQTEALLKAVPDDKMIILDLATEIEPVWKRTESFYGKPWIWNMLHNFGGNNNLFGRMEAVASEPAKALNNPASGKLQGIGLTMEGIEQNPVMYELMTEHTWRNSPIDLNQWLPRYVRNRYGKADKNAIAAWEILRKTAYAVPANKNIRDGAESIIQARPTLDSMTRWARTRLNYTATDLLPAWDALIKAGPACKNSSGFQYDLADLTRQILADYALPVQQRMAAAYKSKDLASFKKYSAQLLTLIDDMDTLLATHKDFLLGTWVADARAWGTNDEEKNLYEQNAKNLVTLWGDKNCPLYEYSCRQWSGLLSDFYKPRWQYFFTTAEKSLVEGKELDKKGINKALSEWEWQWVKTRKSYATKPSGDPVMAATKLYNKYRKLVAAW, encoded by the coding sequence ATGATCAAAAAGTTGTTACCGGCTTTGGTAGCCGTCGTTTTCCTGAATGTTTCGCAGGGACAGGTAAATGCAGACGCCTGCAAAGAACTGATCCAACGGATAATACCCGCACACGCTGACAGATTTGTGGTAAAGCAACAGGCGGCAAAGGCCGGTAATGATTATTTTGAGATCGCTGCTGAAAAGAACAAGATCGTATTAAAGGGGAATGATGGTGTAGCCATTGCGTCGGCATTGTACTATTACCTCACAGAATACTGTCACGCCCAGATCACCTGGAACGGCGCCAATATGGAGCTGCCAAAGGTATTGCCAATGCCCTCCGGAACAATCCAGAAAAGATCTCCTTACCAGTACAGGTATTACCTCAATTACTGCACCTTCAATTACAGCATGGCCTGGTGGGACTGGAGCCGCTGGGAAAAGGAGATAGACTGGATGGCGCTGCATGGCATTAACATGCCCCTGGCTATCACGGGCGAAGAATACACCTGGTATCTCACTTATAAGGAAATGGGGTTCACCGATGCGGACCTCAGTGATTTTTTCTCAGGGCCTGCCTATTTTTCCTGGTTCTGGATGGGCAACCTGGATGGCTGGGGCGGGCCGCTGCCGCTCAGCTGGATGCAAAGTCATTTTGAATTGCAAAAGAAAATAGTGCAACGCCAGCGCGCACTGGGCATGAAACCCGTACTGCCCGCATTTACAGGTCACGTGCCCGCAGCATTCAAAAAGAAATATCCCAACGCCAGGTTAAAAGCCACCAACTGGCACAATGGTTTTGCAGATACCTATATCCTGGATGCGGAAGACCCGCTGTTTGCTGAAATAGGTAAAAGATTCCTTGTAAAGCAGACCGAATTGCTGGGCACAGATCACCTGTACAGCGCCGATACCTTTAATGAGAACGAACCGCCCTCTGATGAGCCTTCCTATTTATCAAAGCTCACCGCACGGATATACGATGGTATGCACCAGGCAGATACCGCCGCAGTCTGGGTAATGCAGGGTTGGCTTTTTTACAGCGACAGGAAGTTCTGGAAACAGCCGCAGACCGAAGCCCTGCTCAAAGCGGTGCCGGATGATAAAATGATCATCCTGGACCTCGCTACAGAAATAGAACCCGTCTGGAAACGCACGGAATCTTTTTACGGGAAACCCTGGATATGGAATATGCTGCACAATTTCGGCGGTAACAATAACCTGTTCGGCAGAATGGAAGCCGTTGCCTCCGAACCCGCAAAAGCCTTGAATAACCCCGCCAGCGGAAAATTACAGGGTATTGGACTCACCATGGAAGGCATAGAACAAAACCCGGTGATGTATGAATTAATGACGGAACATACCTGGCGCAACAGCCCCATAGACCTCAACCAGTGGCTGCCACGGTATGTACGTAACCGCTACGGGAAAGCCGATAAAAATGCCATCGCAGCCTGGGAAATACTCCGTAAAACAGCCTATGCCGTACCTGCCAACAAAAACATCCGGGATGGCGCCGAGTCCATCATTCAGGCCCGGCCAACGCTGGATTCTATGACAAGATGGGCCAGAACAAGGCTCAACTATACCGCCACCGATCTGTTGCCCGCATGGGACGCCCTCATCAAAGCAGGGCCGGCCTGCAAGAACAGCAGCGGATTTCAATATGACCTGGCAGACCTGACCAGGCAGATCCTTGCGGATTATGCCTTACCGGTACAGCAGCGAATGGCTGCCGCTTACAAAAGCAAGGACCTGGCTTCCTTTAAAAAATACAGTGCGCAACTGCTGACGCTGATAGACGATATGGACACCCTGCTGGCTACGCACAAAGACTTTTTACTGGGCACATGGGTAGCAGACGCCAGGGCATGGGGAACAAATGACGAGGAAAAGAACCTGTACGAACAAAACGCCAAAAACCTGGTTACCCTATGGGGTGATAAAAACTGTCCCCTCTACGAATACTCCTGCCGGCAATGGTCCGGTTTGCTGAGTGATTTTTACAAACCACGCTGGCAGTACTTTTTTACCACAGCAGAAAAATCCCTGGTCGAAGGAAAAGAACTGGACAAAAAAGGCATCAATAAAGCATTGTCGGAATGGGAATGGCAATGGGTGAAAACCCGAAAATCTTATGCAACAAAGCCTTCCGGCGATCCGGTGATGGCGGCGACAAAGCTGTATAATAAATACAGGAAGCTCGTAGCCGCCTGGTAA
- a CDS encoding dipeptide epimerase translates to MIIIKTEIWKFSIPMYPFTIATGTMHYAQNTFIRIHTDEGFYGVGECSAFPMIAGETQATCFEMAKDFAALWKGKDAFAIEERMQELHAFTAFNSTIKSAFDMALFDLAAKQAGKPLYQYLGGELKPLETDLTIGIDTPENMGAKAADFVQRGVRILKVKLGKNPAEDVERIKRIREAAGDGVLLRVDANQGWSYEDALFALQAISPYSIEFCEQPMRYWDDDKLHDLRRNSPVKIMADESVFDHHDALRLIHADACDYVNIKFAKSGGLLEARQISAVCAQHHIPCMMGGMLESRVALTAFAHFALSQENIIFYDMDTCMLGHKADPVTGGVNYNGFILEIPGAPGIGADADDAFLADLEKITI, encoded by the coding sequence ATGATTATAATCAAGACGGAGATCTGGAAGTTCAGCATTCCGATGTATCCGTTCACCATAGCCACCGGCACCATGCATTATGCCCAGAATACCTTTATCCGCATACATACGGATGAGGGTTTCTATGGCGTGGGAGAATGCTCCGCCTTCCCTATGATTGCGGGTGAAACACAGGCTACCTGCTTTGAGATGGCCAAAGATTTTGCCGCCCTCTGGAAAGGTAAGGACGCCTTTGCTATTGAAGAGCGTATGCAGGAACTGCATGCTTTTACCGCTTTCAACAGCACTATCAAAAGCGCTTTTGATATGGCCCTGTTTGACCTGGCCGCCAAACAGGCCGGAAAGCCGCTGTACCAGTACCTGGGCGGGGAGCTGAAACCGCTGGAGACCGACCTCACCATTGGTATTGATACGCCGGAAAATATGGGCGCCAAAGCCGCGGATTTTGTACAGCGCGGCGTACGTATCCTCAAAGTAAAGCTGGGGAAGAACCCAGCTGAAGACGTGGAAAGGATCAAAAGGATCCGGGAAGCGGCCGGCGACGGCGTCCTGCTGCGGGTAGACGCCAACCAGGGCTGGAGTTATGAGGACGCCCTTTTTGCCCTGCAGGCCATCAGCCCCTACAGCATTGAGTTCTGCGAACAGCCGATGCGATACTGGGATGATGATAAGCTGCACGACCTGCGGAGAAATTCACCCGTAAAGATCATGGCGGACGAAAGCGTATTTGACCATCATGACGCCCTGCGCCTGATCCATGCCGATGCCTGTGATTATGTCAATATCAAATTTGCCAAATCAGGAGGTCTGCTGGAAGCCCGACAGATCAGTGCCGTCTGCGCACAGCACCATATTCCCTGTATGATGGGCGGTATGCTGGAAAGCCGTGTGGCGCTCACGGCCTTTGCCCATTTTGCCCTCTCGCAGGAAAATATTATCTTCTACGATATGGATACCTGCATGCTGGGCCACAAGGCTGATCCGGTTACCGGCGGCGTAAATTACAATGGCTTTATCCTGGAAATACCCGGAGCACCTGGCATTGGCGCTGACGCCGATGACGCATTCCTGGCTGATCTGGAAAAAATAACTATATGA
- the rpsA gene encoding 30S ribosomal protein S1, which produces MFQNFIVKQLNADAQETSGAPEAAATTTAPEQVQPQELPQAQPQPAAVIEDAGAHDDFDWSIDKRNVAAYSKEEKAKYDVVYDSTFKTVTDGELVRGLVVAMTKTDVVINIGFKSDGLVSLNEFRDIAGLKTGDEVEVMVVEKEDREGHLNLSRRQARITRAWERIVEVHKTGEVITGTVTSKTKGGLIVDVFGMETFLPGSQIDVKPVTDYDQFVGKTMEFKVVKINEAIKNAVVSHKALIESDIEAQRAEIMSKLERGQVLEGTIKNITDFGAFMDLGGLDGLLYITDISWGRISHPSEVLKLDQKLKVVVLDFDDEKKRISLGLKQLTPHPWDILPENVHEGAVVKGKVVNIEDYGAFLEIMPGVEGLVHVSEITWANTPINAKEFFKLGDEYEAKVVTLDKDNRKMSLSIKQMSEDPWSTIETKFPEGSRHNGLVKNITPYGVFVELAPGIGGMIHISDLSWLKRFNHPSEYTKVGERIDVVILGIDKDNRKLQLGHKQLEEDPWNALQDTFAVGSVHEGTIIRRDDKGGIVQLPYGLEGFAPNRHLSKEDGTSMKADEAGQFMVIEFDRNEKRIVVSHTRLWEQTKVDEKEAVRKEARAESDKTKKAVKNIQSKVEKATLGDLGALAQIKEKLKQEEKEGGEATGSTENNQ; this is translated from the coding sequence ATGTTTCAAAATTTCATTGTTAAACAACTAAACGCTGATGCACAGGAGACTTCCGGCGCACCGGAAGCTGCAGCGACAACAACAGCACCTGAGCAAGTGCAGCCGCAAGAGCTGCCTCAAGCGCAGCCTCAACCTGCTGCCGTTATTGAAGATGCAGGTGCGCATGATGATTTTGACTGGAGCATTGACAAACGCAATGTTGCTGCTTACAGCAAAGAAGAAAAAGCGAAGTACGATGTTGTGTACGACAGTACTTTCAAGACTGTTACCGACGGTGAACTGGTAAGAGGTCTGGTAGTTGCCATGACCAAAACTGACGTGGTGATCAACATCGGTTTCAAAAGTGATGGTCTGGTTTCCCTGAATGAGTTCCGTGACATTGCTGGTCTGAAAACCGGTGATGAAGTGGAAGTAATGGTAGTGGAAAAAGAAGACAGGGAAGGTCATCTGAACCTGAGCCGCCGTCAGGCCCGTATTACCCGTGCCTGGGAGCGTATCGTTGAAGTACACAAGACCGGCGAAGTTATTACCGGTACTGTTACCTCTAAAACGAAAGGTGGTCTGATCGTGGATGTATTCGGTATGGAAACATTCTTACCGGGCAGCCAGATTGACGTTAAGCCTGTAACTGATTACGATCAGTTTGTTGGCAAGACCATGGAGTTCAAGGTAGTGAAGATCAACGAAGCTATCAAGAATGCCGTAGTATCCCACAAGGCCCTCATCGAGAGCGATATCGAAGCACAACGTGCAGAGATCATGAGCAAACTCGAAAGAGGTCAGGTGCTGGAAGGTACTATCAAGAATATTACCGATTTCGGTGCGTTCATGGACCTCGGCGGTCTGGACGGCCTGCTGTATATCACCGATATCAGCTGGGGACGTATCAGCCACCCGAGCGAGGTGCTGAAACTGGACCAGAAACTGAAAGTGGTGGTACTGGATTTCGACGACGAGAAAAAACGTATCAGCCTTGGCCTGAAACAACTGACCCCGCACCCTTGGGATATCCTGCCCGAGAATGTGCATGAAGGTGCTGTTGTGAAAGGTAAAGTGGTGAACATCGAAGATTACGGTGCATTCCTGGAGATCATGCCTGGTGTAGAAGGTCTGGTGCACGTAAGCGAGATCACCTGGGCCAATACCCCCATCAACGCCAAAGAATTCTTCAAACTCGGTGACGAATACGAAGCTAAAGTGGTTACGCTGGACAAAGACAATCGCAAGATGAGCCTGTCCATCAAACAAATGAGCGAAGATCCCTGGAGCACTATCGAAACCAAGTTCCCCGAAGGAAGCCGCCACAACGGCCTGGTGAAAAACATCACTCCTTACGGTGTGTTTGTTGAACTGGCTCCCGGCATTGGTGGTATGATCCACATCAGCGACCTGAGCTGGCTGAAACGCTTCAACCACCCCTCTGAGTACACCAAGGTAGGTGAGCGTATCGATGTGGTGATCCTCGGTATCGACAAGGACAACCGCAAACTGCAACTCGGACATAAACAACTGGAAGAAGATCCCTGGAATGCCCTGCAGGATACCTTCGCTGTAGGTTCTGTACACGAAGGCACTATCATTCGCAGGGACGACAAAGGCGGTATTGTGCAGTTACCTTACGGTCTGGAAGGCTTCGCCCCCAACCGTCACCTCTCCAAAGAGGATGGTACCAGCATGAAAGCTGATGAAGCAGGCCAGTTCATGGTGATCGAATTCGATCGCAATGAAAAGCGCATTGTTGTATCACATACACGTCTCTGGGAACAAACCAAAGTAGACGAGAAAGAAGCCGTCCGCAAGGAAGCCCGTGCTGAGTCTGACAAGACGAAGAAAGCTGTTAAGAATATCCAGAGCAAGGTAGAGAAAGCCACTTTAGGTGATCTCGGCGCCCTGGCTCAGATCAAGGAGAAACTGAAACAGGAAGAGAAAGAAGGTGGCGAAGCTACCGGCAGCACTGAGAACAATCAGTAA
- the hxpB gene encoding hexitol phosphatase HxpB, which translates to MKPTTVIFDMDGLLIDSEPYWEEAGKETLENFNISLTPHQYHSSTGLRTREWIHWWFSWFKVDLKHAVAAEETIISKAIEKIGAKALPMPGADTIFEFFKERDFKIGLATSSPHALVDVVADKLGIRHYLQATASAEELPYGKPHPQVYLNCAEALQASPLHCICFEDSFNGMIAAKAARMKCVVIPAPHHAQETKWDAADLKLNGLPDFTEAVLNSL; encoded by the coding sequence ATGAAACCTACTACCGTCATCTTCGACATGGATGGACTGCTTATTGACTCAGAACCCTACTGGGAAGAAGCAGGCAAAGAGACCCTGGAAAACTTCAATATCAGCCTCACGCCCCACCAATACCATAGCTCCACCGGACTGCGCACCCGCGAATGGATCCACTGGTGGTTCAGCTGGTTCAAGGTAGACTTGAAACATGCCGTTGCCGCCGAAGAGACCATCATCAGCAAAGCCATTGAGAAGATCGGCGCCAAAGCCCTGCCCATGCCCGGCGCTGATACCATCTTTGAATTCTTCAAAGAAAGAGATTTTAAGATCGGGCTGGCTACCTCTTCCCCCCACGCCCTGGTAGATGTAGTAGCCGATAAACTCGGGATCCGTCATTACCTACAGGCCACGGCCTCTGCAGAAGAGTTACCGTATGGCAAGCCCCACCCGCAGGTATACCTCAACTGCGCAGAAGCCTTGCAGGCATCCCCGCTGCATTGTATCTGCTTTGAGGATTCCTTCAATGGCATGATTGCCGCCAAGGCGGCCCGGATGAAATGTGTGGTGATCCCTGCGCCTCATCACGCACAGGAAACCAAATGGGATGCAGCCGATCTGAAATTGAATGGACTGCCGGATTTTACTGAAGCGGTGCTGAACAGCCTGTAG